The proteins below come from a single Ictalurus punctatus breed USDA103 chromosome 29, Coco_2.0, whole genome shotgun sequence genomic window:
- the LOC124625985 gene encoding C-type lectin domain family 4 member E-like, whose protein sequence is NGLDPGFIYFSSSVYYISTEEKSWTESRDYCRERGADLVIINNKEEQEFISKILSRRKAWIGLSEGDREGEWKWVDGTPLNTEFWGQSEPNSAAGEEDCVVIHDHTDPVWNWADYPCDVQFIWICEKTVVI, encoded by the exons attttagctccAGTGTTTACTACATCTCTACAGAGGAGAAGAGCTGGACTGAGAGCAGAGActactgcagagagagaggagcagacCTGGTGATCATAAACAACAAAGAggaacag GAGTTCATCAGTAAAATCCTGAGCAGAAGAAAAGCTTGGATTGGACTGagtgagggagacagagagggcgAGTGGAAGTGGGTGGACGGTACACCGCTGAACACTGA GTTCTGGGGACAAAGCGAACCCAACAGTGCTGCAGGGGAAGAGGACTGTGTTGTAATTCATGATCACACTGATCCTGTCTGGAACTGGGCCGATTATCCGTGTGATGTTCAGTTTATTTGGATCTGTGAGAAGACAGTCGTTATCTGA